tatatatatatatgtatatatatatatatatattatgtgtgtatatatatatatatatatatatatatatatatatatatatatatgtgtatatatatatatatatatatatatatatatgtgtatatgtgtatatatatatatatatatatacacacacacacacacacacacagttgaagtcagaatttttagcccccctttgtatttgtaataaaaaccgtgatgtttttatccaagattatcataccgtcagaatcttataccggcccatgcctaaccactttaagctatatttgtttctgatagtctacagaacaaaccactgttatacaataacttgcctaattaccctaactttaccctaattaccctagtgaagcctttaaatgtgactttaagctgaatactagtgtcttgaagaatatctagtctaatattatgtgctgtcatcatgacaaagagaaaataaatcagttattagagatgagttattaacactattttgattagagatgtgttgaacaaaatgttctctccgttatacagaaattggggaaaaaataaacgggggctaataattctgacttcaactgcacacacacacacacacacacacacacacacacatacatatatataagtgaaaatgtaattttgacacccacataCACGTACTCTCCGAGAGGTAGCATATAAATGCCAAACAAAAGTGGCCCGAGTACCGAACCCTGGGGGACACTATGACACAGAGGGACAGTCCGCGATCTATGACTCCCTAAATAAATGAACTCTGAGCGTTCAGTAAGGTAAGATGTGAGTCCAGGCTAGGCCAGCCAAGTTTCGAAGTATGTCCGATAGTAAGCTGTGAGAGATGGTGTCAAATGCTGGAGTTACATCCAAGAGCACGAGAATACCACAAGCCCCCGAATCCGCAATCATAAGAAGGTCATTATTGATCTTAACTTAAGCTGTTTCCACACTTTGATCCAGGCTAAAGCCCGACTGAAATACATCAAATAAGGCACTTACCTTGAGGTACCTGCAGTTGACTCTCAAGAACAAGGCTCGTGTTTTCTtctaatccctaataataactcctgtattggagtcccacaacatactgacACTCAATGACTCTCGAATACCCTCTCAGAAGAGTCTAGTGGCTGAGACtgagcttttacagtgtctgctataatggtaatgttgtttttgtgtgtttacacagatgaatatTACAACATCCGGAGCTCTAATCTGCAGCAGGATTATGCAGGTATGCTGTGGTGATGTGGTTTATACGAGATTTGAAACCGTAATCACTTTGCTTCTCTGAATATTCTGTTGTCTGCTGCTTCATGTAGTTAATCTGATGTGATTTGTATTGTAGAGCTGAAGCCACCAAAAGTGGAGGATGAAGAAGAGGATGAGTTTGATCTCATGACTATAGTCGAGTCTATACGGGCTGAAAGGACTGCTTCATCAGCAAATGCTGAAAGAGAAGAAACCACAAGCATCTTCACCTGTCAGGAGTGTGGAATGAGCTTCAGTGAAAAAACAGACTTCAAGGTTCACATTGTAGATCATGCCAAAGTAAGGCCCTACACGTGCTCTCAGTGTGGAAAGGGGTTCATTCAGAGTCAAAGCCTTGCCACGCACAAGAAGTTTCACTCCGGAGAGATATCCTTGACCTGCAAAgtgtgtggaaagagcttcacgTCAATATACAATCTGAAGTGTCACCTGAGAACTCACACCAGAGAAAGGCCGTATAAGTGCTCTCACTGTGGAAAGGGTTTCATGAGCAGTGGAGCCCGTTGTGCCCACGTCAGAATTCACACCGGAGAAAGGCCCTTCAAATGCTCGCTGTGTGGGAGGTCTTTCACTCAGAGATCAGCCCTTGTCACGCACAAGacagttcacactggagagaaacccttcacCTGCAAActgtgtggaaagagcttcacagCAAAACGCTATCTTCAGCGCCACGTAAAGCTTCACGCTAGAGTGCAGCCCTTTAAATGTGGTCAGTGCGGAAAGGGTTTCCTAAACAAATCAAGTTACCAGCATCACACGAAGCTTCACATGGAGGAGAGATTGTTCTCCTGTGGTCAATCTGAAGAGTTCCTCATATGAGAGACAGCTTCAGGAGCAGGACAACTCTTAGAAACACTCTGGAGATAGAGTTAAACTGAGGGCTGTACATCTTCATCTCAGATGTTTCACATGCTGAATGTTTTCTGTGAAGCTCAATGTGGAAAGAGCGTCAGGAACAGGACAAAATGAATGTAGATAGTCAGAATGAAGATACGGTGGAAAACTTGAGGAAGCTCTGCTTTTTCCACGTttttatgttccagccttattccaaattggATAAATTGATTggtttcctcaacattctacacacaatcctccataatgacaatgtgaagaaagagtttctgaaattgttgcagatttattacaaataaaagagctaataaatcagatgtacatcagtattgacagcctttaaactgagctcaggtccattctgtttccactgatcattcttgagatgtttcagcagcttcactggagttcacctgtggtcaactCAGCTGATTGGACGTgatctgaaaaggcgtacaccagtctatataagggcccagggttgacagtgcatgtcaaagcacaaaccaagcatgaagacaaaggaatcgtctgtagacctcagagacaggattgtctggaggcacaaggctggggaaggttacagaaacatttctgctgctctgaaagctccaatgagcacagcggcctccatcatccgtaagtggaagatgtttaaccagcaggactcttcctagagcaggccggccatctaagctgagtgatcgggggagaagggccttagtcagggaggtgatcaataacccgatgtctttaaactttttaaactctgtctgagctccagcattcttctgtggagagaggagaaccttacagaagaacaaccatctgtgcagcgatccaccaatcaggcctgtatggtagagcaGCCAGACGGAAGACACTCCCCGCCTGGAGTTTGCCAGAagtcatctgaaggactctcagaccatcagaaactaaactgatgatgagactcaaactgaactctttggagtgaacgccaggcgaaCGCCAGCGAacaccaggctaatagcatccctacagtgaagcatggtggtggcagcatcatgctgtggggatgtttttcagcagcaggaactggaagactagtcaggatagagggaaagatgaacgcagcgatgtacagagacatcctgcatgaagacctgcttcagagcgctcttgacctcagactagggcgacgcttcatcttccagcaggacaatgacccaaagcacaccaaaatatcaatggagtggcttcacaacaactctgtgaatgtccttgagtggcccagccagagcccagacctaaatcctattgaacatctctggagagatctgaaaatggctgtacaccgtcgcttcccatccaacctgatggagcttgagaggttcggcgaagaggaatgggcaaaaactcccaaagacaggtgtgccgagcttgtggcatcatattcaacaagacttgaggctgtaatcgctgccaaaggggcatcaacagagtattgagcaaagaccgtgaatactgatgtacatgtgattttacaggtgtttatttttaataaatttgcagcaatttaaATAAGAGACTTCCTGTGTTTATTTCACTCCAGCATGTCTGTGGACACACCAcactacacacacttctgtccaaacagcttacagaagtgtattttgcatcataggtgccctttaataaaaatCTACTAACAGTTAtgaactttttaaaatcatttacttatttactgtacaataaactgtaatttatatTGCTATCAACACAGTAAAGGTTAAATGAATGTACATATGTCTGTATTGTAAATTATTTAGTCAAATATGACCTCCTAAATGTTTTTCCCTCCCTCTAATGAGAGTTTCTACATGGAGCAGAGCAATCGTGAATAACAGTGGTGACATTAATATAGTAAAACAGTTACTAACTAAACATGCCGTCCAACACTAGCAACATGCCTATATTTAGCACATGCAGTCTCTCTGTGAGTTTCTACCATCACTGATACTGAtgagttattattttaatagtggTCAAAGGCCATATTTGGTTTGAGACGGGTGATGGACAGAGACTGTTACTGCTGAAACTGATTATAATCCTCCTCAACACTCTTAATTAACTCTTAAATAAATACCATCGAGCACTGTCTGCATTTGAGGAGTTCATGATGGATTCTGACATTAGATGGTCATCGCAGCTCTTCATTTTGAGTGAAGTGACGCATTCATTAGTCCTTAATTACACTCTTAATTCCTCTGGCCTGTATATTTCTGTTCACCCTTGTGATTTTTAGATACCAGCACATGAAGAGCACCGCA
This region of Danio aesculapii chromosome 4, fDanAes4.1, whole genome shotgun sequence genomic DNA includes:
- the LOC130222013 gene encoding gastrula zinc finger protein XlCGF7.1-like, whose amino-acid sequence is MLLRPNCEPSIRMWQQKWRLIRPGNVSPIFYCPVLTEKLLLKRLSSTIIKMAFIKEESEDLKIEEVFTLKKEDPEEQTELKPPKVEDEEEDEFDLMTIVESIRAERTASSANAEREETTSIFTCQECGMSFSEKTDFKVHIVDHAKVRPYTCSQCGKGFIQSQSLATHKKFHSGEISLTCKVCGKSFTSIYNLKCHLRTHTRERPYKCSHCGKGFMSSGARCAHVRIHTGERPFKCSLCGRSFTQRSALVTHKTVHTGEKPFTCKLCGKSFTAKRYLQRHVKLHARVQPFKCGQCGKGFLNKSSYQHHTKLHMEERLFSCGQSEEFLI